In Aestuariibaculum lutulentum, one DNA window encodes the following:
- a CDS encoding electron transfer flavoprotein subunit alpha/FixB family protein: MSVLVYTESEQGKLKKVAFEVASYAKAVADQLETTVTAITINTDDTSALENYGVDKVLSVSNSELNTFNAKGYAEAIQQAAEKESSKVVVLSSSANSKYLAPLLAVFLNAGYASNVIAAPSNTAPFTVKRNAFTNKAFEDMAISTDVKIVGVSSNAFGLVETSGSATTEAFSPSITDLGIKVESVDKASDKVSIADADIVVSGGRGLKGPENWGMIEELADVLGAATACSKPVSDLGWRPHGEHVGQTGKPVASNLYIAIGISGAIQHLAGVNASKVKVVINSDPEAPFFKAADYGVVGDAFQVVPELIEKLKAFKAQQ; this comes from the coding sequence ATGTCAGTTTTAGTATATACAGAATCAGAACAAGGAAAACTTAAAAAAGTAGCATTCGAAGTGGCTTCTTATGCTAAAGCCGTTGCCGACCAGTTAGAAACAACGGTAACTGCAATTACAATAAATACCGACGACACTTCTGCTTTAGAGAATTACGGTGTAGATAAAGTATTATCCGTTTCAAATAGTGAATTAAATACTTTTAATGCCAAAGGATATGCCGAGGCCATACAGCAAGCAGCAGAAAAAGAATCATCTAAAGTTGTCGTATTAAGCTCAAGTGCTAACAGTAAATATTTAGCTCCACTTTTGGCTGTGTTTTTAAACGCAGGATATGCTTCAAATGTTATTGCAGCACCTTCAAATACTGCTCCATTTACTGTAAAACGTAATGCCTTTACAAATAAGGCGTTTGAAGATATGGCTATCAGTACAGACGTAAAAATCGTTGGTGTTTCCAGTAATGCCTTCGGATTAGTTGAAACCTCAGGAAGTGCTACTACTGAAGCCTTCTCTCCTTCTATTACCGATTTAGGAATAAAAGTAGAGTCTGTTGATAAAGCTTCAGATAAAGTAAGCATTGCCGATGCCGATATCGTGGTGTCTGGTGGTCGCGGACTTAAAGGTCCTGAAAACTGGGGTATGATTGAAGAATTAGCCGATGTTCTTGGTGCTGCCACCGCCTGCTCAAAACCAGTATCTGATTTAGGTTGGAGACCACATGGTGAGCACGTTGGTCAAACCGGTAAACCAGTCGCTTCAAACTTATATATTGCTATTGGAATTTCTGGGGCTATCCAGCATCTGGCTGGTGTTAACGCTTCAAAAGTTAAAGTGGTTATTAACTCCGATCCGGAAGCTCCTTTCTTTAAAGCTGCCGACTATGGGGTTGTAGGTGATGCCTTCCAGGTTGTACCTGAACTTATTGAAAAATTAAAAGCGTTTAAAGCTCAACAATAA
- a CDS encoding electron transfer flavoprotein subunit beta/FixA family protein, which yields MKILVCISHVPDTTSKINFTDGDTKFDTNGVQFVINPNDEFGLTRAMWFKEKQGAHVTVVNVGGAETEPTLRKALAIGADAAIRVNTPATDGFSVAKQLANVVKDGGYDLVIAGRESIDYNGGMVPGMIAGLTNANFINNCIKLDVEGTSVTAVREIDGGKETVSTSLPLVIGSQKGLVEESDLRIPNMRGIMMARQKPLTVVDPVDTITETASVKFEKPAPKGAVKLVSPDNLDELISLLHNEAKVI from the coding sequence ATGAAAATATTAGTGTGCATTAGTCATGTTCCAGACACTACATCAAAAATTAATTTTACCGATGGTGACACAAAATTCGACACCAATGGTGTTCAATTTGTGATTAACCCAAATGATGAGTTCGGACTAACTCGCGCCATGTGGTTTAAAGAAAAACAAGGTGCCCATGTAACCGTGGTTAACGTTGGTGGTGCTGAAACAGAGCCTACACTTCGTAAGGCTTTAGCGATTGGAGCCGACGCTGCCATTCGTGTTAACACCCCTGCTACCGATGGTTTTTCTGTTGCTAAACAGTTGGCAAATGTGGTAAAAGATGGTGGTTACGATTTAGTAATTGCCGGTCGCGAATCGATTGATTACAATGGCGGAATGGTTCCGGGAATGATTGCCGGATTAACCAACGCTAACTTTATAAATAACTGTATAAAACTAGATGTTGAAGGAACATCGGTAACTGCGGTAAGAGAAATTGATGGTGGAAAGGAGACTGTTTCTACATCTCTACCACTTGTTATTGGAAGTCAAAAAGGACTTGTAGAGGAAAGCGATCTCCGCATTCCAAACATGCGTGGTATTATGATGGCACGTCAAAAACCTTTAACTGTTGTAGATCCTGTTGATACAATTACAGAAACTGCTTCTGTAAAATTCGAAAAACCAGCTCCAAAAGGTGCGGTTAAATTAGTATCTCCAGATAACCTAGACGAATTAATAAGCTTACTTCATAACGAAGCTAAAGTGATTTAA
- a CDS encoding pyruvate dehydrogenase complex E1 component subunit beta — MKTIQFREAICEAMSEEMRRDESVYLMGEEVAEYNGAYKASKGMLDEFGPKRVIDTPIAELGFAGIAVGSTMTGNRPIVEYMTFNFSLVGIDQIINNAAKIRQMSGGQFKCPIVFRGPTASAGQLGATHSQAFENWFANTPGLKVIVPSTPYDAKGLLKAAIRDDDPVIFMESEQMYGDKGEVPEGEYVLPIGVADVKREGTDVTIVSFGKIIKEAFKAADELAKEGISCEIIDLRTVRPMDKKAILESVKKTNRLVILEEAWPFANVSSEITYVVQSEAFDYLDAPIVKINTADTPAPYSPVLLEEWLPNSEDVIKAVKKVLYK, encoded by the coding sequence ATGAAGACAATACAATTTAGAGAAGCTATCTGCGAAGCCATGAGCGAAGAGATGCGTCGTGATGAGAGCGTATACTTAATGGGTGAAGAGGTAGCAGAGTATAATGGTGCTTACAAAGCATCAAAAGGAATGTTAGATGAATTTGGACCAAAGCGTGTAATCGATACACCTATCGCAGAGCTTGGTTTTGCGGGTATTGCTGTAGGATCTACAATGACTGGTAACCGACCGATTGTAGAGTACATGACGTTTAACTTTTCTCTTGTTGGAATTGATCAGATTATAAATAATGCTGCTAAAATCAGACAAATGTCTGGTGGACAATTTAAATGTCCAATCGTTTTCCGTGGGCCAACAGCGTCTGCAGGACAGTTAGGAGCAACACACTCACAGGCTTTCGAAAACTGGTTTGCTAACACGCCAGGTTTAAAAGTTATCGTACCATCGACGCCTTACGATGCAAAAGGATTATTAAAAGCGGCTATCCGTGATGACGATCCGGTTATTTTCATGGAAAGTGAGCAAATGTATGGAGATAAAGGTGAAGTGCCAGAAGGTGAATACGTTTTACCAATTGGTGTTGCCGATGTGAAGCGCGAAGGTACCGATGTAACTATCGTGTCTTTTGGTAAAATCATTAAAGAAGCATTTAAAGCTGCTGATGAATTAGCTAAAGAAGGTATTTCTTGTGAAATTATCGATTTACGTACCGTTCGTCCAATGGATAAGAAAGCGATTTTAGAATCGGTAAAGAAAACAAACAGATTAGTTATTTTAGAAGAAGCCTGGCCTTTTGCTAACGTGTCTTCTGAGATTACTTATGTGGTACAATCTGAGGCATTCGATTATTTAGATGCTCCAATTGTAAAAATCAATACTGCTGATACACCAGCCCCTTATTCACCGGTGTTATTAGAAGAATGGCTTCCTAACAGCGAAGATGTTATTAAGGCTGTTAAGAAGGTATTGTATAAATAA
- a CDS encoding DUF5686 and carboxypeptidase-like regulatory domain-containing protein: MNLRLLFIFFYFGMITAFAQTKVSGYVFDEYDQPVSFANVLFQGSTKGTITDENGKFYLESDETWEALTLSFIGYETLVIPLEKKVNYNLKFILKEEAAQLDQVLIVSGKQSKKNNPAIDILRKIWEHKRKNGLRLYNQYQYDKYEKVEFDINTIDSALIKSKLFRGMEFVFEEVDTSNVTGKTYLPIFINEAVSTVYGDNIISKEKEVLNGNKNSGFSDNQVIIDFVDDLYSDYNIYENYMKFFDKSFVSPLSRTGINTYNYVLMDSAYIDNKWCYNIKYYPRRKNELTFKGDFWVADSTYAIKEINLQASKSANINWVKDIYIEQEFEVVSDSVFLVKRDYMMSDFAFKKKEEARGIYGKRTTLFNNYKFDITKDKKFYEDEVFNYDQDVYDRDDAFWDANRMEALNKDEKGVYKMLDTLKTVKKFKHLYNLGSILTSGYIEFNTLPLDYGPIFSSFGFNEVEGVRIRTGGRTYFGKNDLWRLEGYLAYGFKDDKFKYGFSGKWLLDKKNRFIISAGNRRDVEQIGVNLTTNTDVLGRSFASSGLITTGPNDKLTSINLTSLYIETEPLKNVVFKIGGNYRTLESASPTFSLDYNTEDGIASEIKQFESSLSVSYFPKRKMTGFGVERLHANDDYASLFAQVTRGDKEFFNSDFDYTKLQFSYTQPWQIGGFGRLTTVVEAGKTIGEVPLGLLSIVPGNQSYFSIYNTFSQLDYYEFVTDTYASFHVEHNFNGRLFSRIPFLRKLNWREIVSFRSAWGELSDENIALNTTDNPYAVPLIAPSNEIYYEYGFGIGNIFKVFRIDFNFRGNYFDNPDARKFGVTGTFGFYF; the protein is encoded by the coding sequence ATGAACTTAAGACTACTTTTTATATTTTTTTATTTCGGAATGATTACGGCCTTTGCTCAAACAAAGGTTAGTGGCTATGTGTTCGATGAATACGACCAGCCGGTTTCATTTGCCAACGTATTGTTTCAAGGATCTACGAAAGGAACCATTACCGACGAGAATGGTAAATTTTATTTAGAATCCGACGAAACTTGGGAAGCCTTAACATTATCCTTCATTGGTTATGAAACCTTAGTTATTCCGTTAGAGAAAAAAGTCAATTATAATTTAAAGTTCATATTAAAAGAAGAAGCAGCGCAATTAGATCAGGTATTAATTGTGTCTGGTAAACAATCTAAAAAGAACAATCCGGCGATTGATATTCTTCGAAAAATTTGGGAACACAAACGTAAAAATGGTTTGCGATTGTATAACCAGTACCAATACGATAAATACGAAAAAGTAGAATTCGACATTAACACCATAGATAGTGCACTTATAAAAAGTAAACTATTTCGAGGGATGGAATTTGTGTTCGAAGAAGTCGATACCTCTAATGTTACAGGTAAAACCTATCTACCTATCTTTATTAATGAAGCCGTGTCTACGGTTTACGGTGATAATATAATAAGTAAAGAAAAGGAAGTTTTAAACGGAAATAAAAACTCTGGTTTCAGCGATAATCAGGTAATTATCGATTTTGTAGATGACCTGTATTCCGATTATAATATTTATGAAAACTACATGAAGTTTTTCGACAAAAGCTTCGTGAGTCCTTTGTCACGCACAGGAATTAATACGTATAATTATGTGTTAATGGATAGTGCTTATATAGATAACAAATGGTGCTACAATATTAAATATTATCCAAGACGCAAAAACGAATTGACTTTTAAAGGCGATTTCTGGGTGGCCGATTCAACCTATGCCATAAAAGAAATAAATCTTCAGGCCTCTAAAAGTGCGAATATAAACTGGGTTAAAGATATTTATATTGAACAGGAATTTGAGGTAGTGAGTGATTCTGTATTTCTGGTGAAACGCGATTATATGATGTCTGATTTTGCTTTTAAGAAAAAAGAAGAGGCACGTGGTATTTATGGAAAACGAACTACTTTATTCAATAATTATAAATTCGATATAACCAAGGATAAGAAGTTTTACGAAGACGAAGTTTTTAATTACGATCAGGATGTTTACGATCGGGATGATGCTTTCTGGGATGCAAACCGAATGGAAGCTTTAAATAAAGATGAAAAAGGGGTTTATAAAATGTTAGACACCTTAAAAACAGTTAAGAAGTTTAAACATCTTTATAATTTAGGAAGCATTTTAACGTCGGGTTATATCGAATTCAATACCTTGCCATTAGATTACGGACCTATTTTTTCAAGCTTCGGATTTAATGAGGTTGAGGGCGTTCGTATCCGAACTGGAGGTAGAACCTATTTTGGTAAAAATGATTTATGGCGTTTAGAAGGGTATCTAGCCTATGGTTTTAAAGATGATAAGTTTAAGTATGGCTTTTCAGGAAAATGGCTTTTAGATAAAAAGAATAGATTTATTATTTCTGCCGGAAACAGACGCGATGTAGAGCAAATCGGGGTGAATTTAACGACTAATACCGATGTATTGGGTAGAAGTTTTGCTTCCTCTGGGTTGATCACTACAGGACCTAATGATAAACTAACTAGTATTAATTTAACGAGTTTGTATATCGAAACCGAACCGTTAAAGAATGTGGTTTTCAAAATAGGTGGAAACTATCGAACTCTAGAATCGGCATCACCAACCTTTAGTTTAGATTATAATACGGAAGACGGCATAGCTTCTGAAATTAAACAATTTGAATCTTCGCTGTCGGTGTCTTATTTTCCAAAACGAAAAATGACAGGTTTCGGGGTTGAACGCTTACATGCCAATGATGATTATGCGAGCCTTTTTGCGCAGGTAACGAGAGGTGATAAAGAGTTTTTTAACAGCGATTTCGATTATACAAAATTGCAATTTTCATACACACAACCTTGGCAAATTGGTGGTTTTGGCCGTTTAACTACCGTGGTTGAAGCTGGTAAAACGATAGGAGAGGTACCTCTTGGGTTATTAAGTATCGTGCCCGGAAATCAATCGTATTTTTCAATTTACAACACCTTTTCACAACTTGATTATTATGAGTTTGTTACCGACACGTATGCGTCGTTTCATGTAGAACATAATTTTAACGGACGTTTATTTTCAAGAATTCCGTTTCTAAGAAAACTTAATTGGCGTGAAATTGTAAGTTTTAGAAGTGCCTGGGGAGAACTTTCAGACGAAAATATAGCTTTAAATACTACAGATAATCCATATGCCGTTCCGTTAATTGCTCCTAGTAATGAAATCTATTATGAATATGGCTTTGGAATTGGAAATATTTTTAAAGTGTTTCGAATAGATTTTAACTTCAGAGGTAATTATTTCGACAATCCTGATGCTCGAAAATTCGGTGTAACAGGAACTTTTGGCTTCTATTTTTAG
- a CDS encoding efflux RND transporter periplasmic adaptor subunit produces MTKKFLLVTGMCALLLSTSCESKHEKKEKEVAFLVTNPVVMDTTITKDYVCQIHSIRNIELRALEKGYLKAIHVDEGQTVKKGQKMFDIMPNVYQADLQKAKAEAEVAEIEYKNTKMLADNDVVSANELNMSKANFDKAKAEVALAETHLSFTDIRAPFDGIMDHLHVREGSLLDEGELLTSLSDNSKMWVYFNVPEAEYLDYIMNHSKESAKEVSLLMANNKKFPHDGKVETIEGEFNNETGNIAFRATFDNPEGILRHGETGSILMKVPYNEAMIIPQKATFEILDKKYVFVIDKDHVVRQREITIEAELPHLFIVQKGLSTKDNVLLEGIRMVKNGEKIHVKFEKPNVVMAGLDMYAE; encoded by the coding sequence ATGACAAAAAAGTTTCTATTGGTAACAGGTATGTGCGCCTTGTTACTATCAACTAGTTGCGAATCAAAACATGAAAAAAAGGAAAAGGAAGTTGCCTTTTTAGTAACCAATCCTGTGGTTATGGACACCACAATAACAAAAGATTACGTGTGCCAAATTCATTCTATCAGAAATATAGAATTAAGAGCATTGGAAAAAGGATATTTAAAAGCGATTCATGTTGATGAAGGGCAGACGGTAAAAAAAGGACAGAAAATGTTCGACATTATGCCTAACGTGTATCAGGCCGATTTACAAAAAGCTAAGGCGGAAGCAGAAGTTGCAGAAATTGAATATAAAAACACAAAAATGTTAGCCGATAACGATGTGGTTTCTGCAAACGAATTAAATATGAGTAAAGCTAATTTCGATAAAGCTAAAGCTGAAGTTGCCTTGGCAGAAACACATTTAAGCTTTACAGATATCCGTGCGCCGTTTGATGGTATTATGGATCACCTGCATGTCCGTGAAGGTAGTTTGCTTGATGAAGGTGAATTATTAACGTCTTTATCAGATAACAGCAAAATGTGGGTATACTTCAATGTGCCTGAAGCCGAGTATCTAGATTATATCATGAATCATTCTAAGGAAAGTGCGAAAGAGGTAAGCCTCTTAATGGCCAATAATAAAAAGTTTCCGCACGATGGAAAAGTGGAAACAATTGAAGGAGAATTTAATAATGAAACCGGAAATATTGCTTTCAGAGCAACTTTCGATAATCCGGAAGGGATTTTAAGACATGGTGAAACCGGAAGTATTCTTATGAAAGTACCTTACAACGAAGCCATGATTATTCCGCAGAAAGCGACCTTCGAAATTTTAGACAAAAAGTATGTTTTTGTTATCGATAAAGACCATGTCGTAAGACAACGTGAAATTACCATAGAAGCCGAATTACCACATCTATTCATTGTTCAAAAAGGATTGTCTACTAAAGATAATGTGCTACTTGAAGGTATTAGAATGGTGAAAAATGGTGAAAAGATTCATGTCAAGTTTGAAAAACCTAATGTGGTTATGGCGGGCTTAGATATGTATGCAGAGTAA
- a CDS encoding efflux RND transporter permease subunit: MFRKFIKRPVLAIVISVIIVFTGLLAIKQLPISQFPQIAPTTVNIFIAYPGSSADVLVNSTLIPLETAINGVQGMRYIASDATSAGEGTLRIIFEPGTDPNQAVVRVKTRVDQVMPLLPELVQREGVIITPVQPSMLMYVNLFSKQKDNDEKFLYNYAYTKIIPEIQRINGIASAQILGSRKYAMRVWLKPDRMRAYNISAEEVLEAMQDQSILARPGRLGRSSGIASQSLEYVLTYENRYSEPEQYKDIIIRANEEGETLRLADIAEVKLGSEFFDIYSNLDGNPSASIVLKQTFGSNGSDVIDAVKDKLKELEEDLPPGIEYKISYDVSNFLDASIEQVLHTLRDAFILVAVVVFLFLGDWRSTLIPIIAVPVSLIGAFFVMQMFGLSINLITLFALVLAIGIVVDDAIVVVEAVHLKMEEEHLTPYQASYKALSEIGGAIVAITLVMVSVFLPISFMTGPVGVFYRQFSITMAGSIIISAVVALTLTPVLCAMMLKNNHGKPRKKSPIDKFIDWFNRGFEKLTGRYVNVLNKIVARRVLTFGMLIAFCVGIFFANKSLPAGFIPSEDQGMIYAIIQTPPGATLERTNEVARKLQKICEETEGVESVSSLAGYEIMTEGRGSNAGTCLINLKPWSERHHSVHEIMEELEEETRDLGAVIEYFEPPAVPGFGSSGGFSMRLLDKTNSTDYHEFERINNQFLDALSVRKELTGLFTFYSANYPQYHLKIDNKKAMQKGVTIGKAMENLNILIGSTYEQGFIRFGRFFKVYTQAAPEYRRIPSDLEKLYVKNEEGDMVPYSAFMTLEKQLGPNEITRYNLYNSAAIRGLPAKGYTSGDAINAIKEVAAEVLPRGYDIAWEGLTYDEANRGNESIYIFAVVLIFVYFVLAAQYESFLLPLAVILSLPVGIFGSFVLLKGMGLANDVYAQIGLIMLVGLLGKNAVLIVEFAVQRRREGATILEAAIEGAKARFRPILMTSFAFIAGLIPLVIATGAGAIGNRTIGGSAMGGMLLGTLFGVIVIPGLYYIFGTLADGKTLIKDESTEPISEEFIRVNEEEGRLRNKVNQLTNLLKKITKRTGDEQ; the protein is encoded by the coding sequence ATGTTTAGGAAATTTATAAAAAGACCGGTGCTGGCTATCGTCATTTCGGTAATTATCGTATTTACGGGTTTGCTCGCTATCAAGCAGCTGCCCATCTCTCAGTTTCCACAAATAGCACCTACCACGGTAAATATTTTTATTGCTTATCCGGGGTCTAGTGCCGATGTTTTGGTGAACTCCACGCTTATTCCTTTAGAAACAGCAATTAACGGGGTTCAAGGTATGCGTTATATCGCATCTGATGCCACCAGTGCCGGCGAAGGAACACTGCGTATTATTTTCGAACCGGGAACCGATCCCAACCAGGCGGTAGTTCGGGTAAAAACACGTGTCGACCAGGTTATGCCTTTATTACCGGAGCTGGTACAACGTGAGGGGGTAATTATTACACCGGTTCAGCCAAGTATGTTAATGTATGTGAACTTGTTTAGTAAGCAAAAAGATAACGATGAGAAGTTCCTTTACAATTATGCATACACTAAAATTATCCCGGAGATTCAACGTATTAATGGTATTGCCAGTGCTCAGATTTTAGGAAGTAGAAAATACGCGATGCGAGTTTGGTTAAAACCAGACCGTATGCGTGCCTATAATATTTCGGCAGAAGAGGTCCTGGAAGCCATGCAGGATCAAAGTATTCTGGCCAGACCGGGTCGATTAGGAAGAAGTTCTGGGATTGCTTCGCAGTCATTAGAATATGTGTTGACTTATGAAAACCGATATAGCGAACCAGAACAGTATAAAGACATTATTATTCGAGCAAATGAAGAAGGCGAAACTTTAAGGCTTGCCGATATTGCCGAAGTAAAGCTTGGTAGTGAGTTCTTCGATATTTATTCCAACTTAGATGGAAATCCATCAGCGTCTATTGTCTTAAAACAAACCTTCGGCAGTAACGGTAGTGATGTTATTGATGCTGTTAAAGATAAATTGAAAGAGTTAGAAGAAGATTTACCTCCGGGAATAGAATATAAAATCAGTTACGACGTATCGAATTTCTTAGATGCATCTATCGAACAAGTGCTTCATACCTTGCGGGATGCCTTTATTTTAGTGGCTGTTGTAGTGTTCTTGTTTTTAGGTGACTGGCGATCAACATTAATTCCAATTATTGCGGTACCGGTATCCTTAATCGGAGCCTTCTTTGTCATGCAAATGTTCGGGCTTTCCATAAATTTAATTACCCTATTTGCTTTGGTATTGGCGATTGGTATTGTGGTCGACGATGCGATTGTGGTGGTGGAAGCCGTCCATTTGAAAATGGAAGAAGAACATCTCACGCCTTATCAGGCATCATACAAAGCCTTGAGTGAAATTGGAGGTGCTATTGTTGCTATTACTTTGGTGATGGTGTCGGTATTTTTACCAATATCATTCATGACAGGACCTGTTGGGGTGTTCTATCGTCAGTTTTCGATTACTATGGCGGGATCGATTATTATTTCAGCAGTCGTAGCATTAACATTAACACCGGTTTTATGTGCCATGATGTTGAAAAACAACCACGGTAAACCAAGAAAAAAATCACCTATAGATAAATTTATCGATTGGTTTAACCGCGGTTTCGAAAAACTTACCGGACGTTATGTTAACGTGTTGAATAAAATTGTAGCCAGACGCGTGTTAACCTTCGGAATGTTAATTGCGTTCTGTGTAGGTATCTTTTTTGCCAATAAATCGTTACCGGCAGGATTTATTCCAAGTGAGGATCAGGGAATGATTTATGCCATTATTCAAACACCACCGGGAGCAACCTTAGAGCGTACTAACGAGGTGGCCAGAAAACTTCAAAAAATATGTGAAGAAACCGAAGGCGTAGAGTCGGTATCATCTTTGGCAGGTTACGAGATTATGACCGAAGGTCGTGGATCGAACGCGGGGACCTGTTTAATTAACTTAAAACCATGGAGCGAACGTCATCATTCGGTACACGAAATCATGGAAGAGTTAGAGGAAGAAACCAGAGATTTAGGTGCGGTTATTGAGTATTTCGAGCCGCCGGCAGTACCAGGTTTCGGGTCTTCAGGTGGTTTCTCTATGCGTTTATTAGATAAAACCAATTCTACCGATTATCATGAATTCGAACGCATAAATAATCAGTTTTTAGATGCGTTATCAGTTCGTAAAGAGTTAACTGGATTGTTTACGTTTTATTCTGCAAATTATCCGCAGTATCATTTAAAAATTGATAATAAAAAAGCCATGCAAAAAGGGGTAACCATTGGTAAAGCCATGGAAAACCTTAATATTTTAATAGGTAGTACTTACGAGCAAGGATTCATTCGTTTTGGTCGTTTCTTTAAAGTATATACGCAGGCTGCACCGGAATACCGCAGAATACCTTCAGATTTAGAAAAACTTTATGTGAAGAATGAAGAAGGAGACATGGTGCCGTATTCAGCATTCATGACTTTAGAAAAACAATTGGGGCCTAACGAGATTACACGATATAACCTGTACAATTCGGCAGCTATTCGTGGGTTACCGGCTAAGGGTTACACCAGTGGAGATGCAATTAATGCTATTAAAGAAGTAGCTGCTGAGGTGTTACCACGTGGCTACGATATTGCCTGGGAAGGATTGACTTACGATGAAGCAAACCGCGGAAACGAATCCATTTACATTTTCGCGGTGGTATTAATCTTCGTGTATTTCGTTTTAGCTGCACAATACGAAAGTTTCTTATTGCCATTAGCTGTAATCTTATCATTACCGGTTGGTATTTTCGGGTCGTTTGTATTGCTTAAAGGTATGGGCTTAGCAAACGATGTGTATGCTCAAATCGGGCTCATCATGCTGGTCGGACTACTCGGTAAAAATGCCGTATTAATTGTAGAGTTTGCGGTACAGAGGCGACGCGAGGGTGCAACCATTTTAGAAGCAGCCATCGAAGGTGCTAAAGCGCGTTTCCGTCCTATTTTAATGACGTCGTTTGCGTTTATTGCCGGGTTAATTCCGTTAGTAATTGCAACAGGAGCCGGAGCTATTGGTAACCGTACCATTGGTGGATCAGCCATGGGTGGTATGCTTTTAGGAACATTGTTTGGAGTTATTGTTATTCCGGGGCTGTACTACATTTTTGGAACTTTAGCCGATGGTAAAACATTAATAAAAGATGAAAGTACAGAGCCCATTTCAGAAGAGTTTATACGTGTTAATGAGGAAGAAGGTAGGTTACGAAATAAGGTGAATCAATTAACAAATCTTTTAAAAAAAATAACCAAAAGAACAGGCGATGAACAATAA